The Flavobacterium sp. CBA20B-1 genome includes the window AAGCTTCGGTTTAAAAGGATCAGCCAATATGCTGAATGTAGCCTATTCCAGGCTGAACAAATACAACCCGAACGATCCGCAGATTCTTACAGACATCAACAACCAATTCACTCCAAACATAGGAGCAGGTGTTTATTGGCATAACGAGCAAACGTATGTAGGATTATCGGTACCCCATTTTTTAGAAACTACGCGCTACGACGACAACGTACAAAGCACGATGCAGCAAAAGATGCACTATTTTTTAATGGGAGGTCACGTATTTGAGTTGAACCCAATGTTGAAATTCAAACCGGCATTTTTGTTAAAAGCAGTAGAAGGCGCACCATTACAAGCCGATATCACAGGGAACTTCTTAATCAACGAGAAGTTTACTTTAGGAGCCGCATATCGCTGGGATGCCGCATGGAGTGCCTTGGCAGGCTTCCAAGTAACCGACGGATTATTCATAGGCTATAGCTACGACAGCGATATTAAAGCCTTGCGAAATTACAACAACGGCTCACACGAGATTTTTATGCGCTTTGAATTGTTTAACAGATACCGCCGCGTGAACTCGCCGCGTTTCTTCTAAAAATAAAGAAAAATGAAAAAAGGGATATACACAGCCGCTTTGTTCACGGCCTTTATGTTGGGGAACACGGGGGCACAAGCACAAGCGGGATTAAATACAGCCGATAAAGACTACAACCAATGGGCTTATGTAGATGCGATTGGCATTTACGAGAAAGTAGCCAACCGCGGTTATGCGGGGAAGGATGTACTAGAAAAGTTAGGCAACGCCTACTATTTCAATGCGCGCTATGGCGAAGCCCAAAAGCACTACGAACGCTTGTTCAAAGAATTTGGCAACGAAAACATAGGCAGTGAGTACTATTACCGCTACGCCCAAACCTTGCAACACGTGGGCAAAGAAAGCGAATCAAAAAAGTATTACGACCAGTTTGTAAGCAAAGCCGGCAGCCACACCCAGCGGTCAAAAATCCGCCAGAACGAAGCCGCGCTTAAAAAGCAGATACAAGCCAATTCAGGTCGCTACGACCAGATTAAGAACTTAGAGATCAACACGCCTTATTCCGATTACGGGAGTTATGTACACAACAACCAATTGTACTTTACCAGCGCGCGCGACACAGGCAGCTTGCACAAACGCGAACACACCTGGACAGGTGATGCCTTTACCAGCTTGTACAGCGTAGCCGAAACGGCAACAAAAGACGACAAAGTAACCCGATTGAAAGGCAAGGTAAAATCACCACTTAATGAATCAACAGCGGTGATTACCAAAGACGGCAACACGATGTATTTCACACGCAACAACTACATCAACCATACCCGTAAATACGATGCCGACAAAAACACGAAGCTTAAAATCTACCGTGCAGAAAACGTGGATGGCAAATGGGAAAATGTAACGGAACTATCGTTCAATATGGACGGCTACAACACGGCACACCCCACCTTAAGCCAAGACGAAGCCACGATGTATTTTGCGAGCGACCGTCCGGAAGGTTTCGGCGGATCGGATTTGTGGCAGGTGGCGATTCATCCCTCAGGCGCTTTTGGCGGCCCTGTAAACATGGGTGAGGGGATCAACACCGAAGGCAGAGAAACCTTTCCGTTTGTAACCGAAAGTGGGGAATTGTATTTTTCAAGCGACGGTAGAGTAGGACTAGGCGGGTTAGATGTATATGC containing:
- a CDS encoding OmpA family protein — encoded protein: MKKGIYTAALFTAFMLGNTGAQAQAGLNTADKDYNQWAYVDAIGIYEKVANRGYAGKDVLEKLGNAYYFNARYGEAQKHYERLFKEFGNENIGSEYYYRYAQTLQHVGKESESKKYYDQFVSKAGSHTQRSKIRQNEAALKKQIQANSGRYDQIKNLEINTPYSDYGSYVHNNQLYFTSARDTGSLHKREHTWTGDAFTSLYSVAETATKDDKVTRLKGKVKSPLNESTAVITKDGNTMYFTRNNYINHTRKYDADKNTKLKIYRAENVDGKWENVTELSFNMDGYNTAHPTLSQDEATMYFASDRPEGFGGSDLWQVAIHPSGAFGGPVNMGEGINTEGRETFPFVTESGELYFSSDGRVGLGGLDVYATKLDRNSQPGEIHNVGAPINSNADDFAYYIDPNTKQGFFSSNREGGNGNDDIYSFHETKPLQLECIQKLLLKVIDGKTRDIITDANVTLYNNLYGELESSNRYQNDGYVFNNTFKCGETYRLKAEKEGYTTQEDVVLLPNESGVTEHTIVLEPAKTPVKVGDDLFKVLKLNPIYFDLDKYNIRPDAAAELAKVLAVLEEYPTMKIDIRSHTDSRASHKYNDRLSENRAKSTREWLIDQGISSSRLTSKGYGERQLVNECADGVKCSEEAHQANRRSEFIIVEM
- a CDS encoding PorP/SprF family type IX secretion system membrane protein, producing MKQLKKIMALLALVSISANAQQDPQYTNYMYNTININPAYAGSRGALSIFGLHRSQWVGLEGAPTTNSFSINTPIAESKVGLGVSFVNDRLGVTDENTLSVDFSYTLDLNNRGSKLSFGLKGSANMLNVAYSRLNKYNPNDPQILTDINNQFTPNIGAGVYWHNEQTYVGLSVPHFLETTRYDDNVQSTMQQKMHYFLMGGHVFELNPMLKFKPAFLLKAVEGAPLQADITGNFLINEKFTLGAAYRWDAAWSALAGFQVTDGLFIGYSYDSDIKALRNYNNGSHEIFMRFELFNRYRRVNSPRFF